Proteins from a genomic interval of Hyalangium ruber:
- a CDS encoding pyridoxal phosphate-dependent aminotransferase, which produces MSDESTIPAFRSVPRTGVIYVTTEAGRRGYRPGDPEWCNLGQGQPETGDLPGAPPRVGKVPVDVADLEYAPVAGLWEAREAIAGLYNRLYRRGMPSQYSAENVSLSGGGRTSLTRAAASLGAVNLGHFLPDYTAYEELLDVFKAFTSIPILLEGERGYAFTHEDLRREVQGRGLSALLFSNPCNPTGKLVQGDELARWVGVAREQECVLLIDEFYSHYIWTGRPGHLPVESATRYVEDVNKDPVVVFDGLTKNWRYPGWRMTWTVGPRQVIEAVSSAGSFLDGGGSRPLQRAALPLLEEQHVVEETQAIHTAFREKRAKFHSRLERLGIRTDRPPDGTFYVWGNLAGLPPPLNDGMGFFRAALEQKIICVPGEFFDVNPGKRRARSSRFRTYVRLSFGPSMEVLDKALDRLEALVLHYSRHPEAPAPR; this is translated from the coding sequence GTGAGCGACGAATCCACGATTCCAGCATTCCGTTCCGTGCCCCGCACGGGCGTCATCTACGTCACCACCGAAGCGGGCCGCCGGGGCTACCGGCCGGGAGACCCGGAGTGGTGCAACCTGGGCCAGGGACAGCCGGAGACGGGTGACCTGCCCGGCGCTCCGCCGCGGGTGGGCAAGGTCCCCGTCGACGTGGCGGACCTGGAGTACGCCCCCGTCGCGGGACTCTGGGAGGCGCGCGAGGCCATCGCCGGCCTCTACAACCGCCTCTACCGGCGCGGCATGCCCAGCCAGTACAGCGCCGAGAACGTGAGCCTGTCGGGCGGCGGGCGCACCTCCCTCACCCGCGCGGCGGCGAGCCTGGGCGCGGTGAACCTGGGCCACTTCCTCCCGGACTACACCGCCTATGAGGAGCTGCTGGACGTCTTCAAGGCGTTCACCTCCATCCCCATCCTCCTGGAGGGCGAGCGCGGCTACGCCTTCACCCACGAGGACCTGCGGCGCGAGGTGCAGGGGCGTGGCCTGTCCGCCCTGCTCTTCTCCAACCCGTGCAACCCCACCGGCAAGCTGGTGCAGGGAGACGAGCTGGCGCGCTGGGTGGGGGTGGCCCGCGAGCAGGAGTGCGTGCTCCTCATCGACGAGTTCTACTCGCACTACATCTGGACGGGGCGCCCCGGGCACCTCCCCGTGGAGAGCGCCACGCGCTACGTGGAGGACGTGAACAAGGACCCGGTGGTCGTCTTCGACGGCCTGACGAAGAACTGGCGCTACCCGGGCTGGCGGATGACGTGGACGGTGGGGCCGCGCCAGGTCATCGAGGCGGTCTCCAGCGCCGGCAGCTTCCTGGATGGTGGCGGTAGCCGCCCCCTGCAGCGTGCCGCGCTGCCGCTCCTGGAGGAGCAGCACGTGGTGGAGGAGACGCAGGCCATCCACACCGCCTTCCGCGAGAAGCGGGCGAAGTTCCACTCGCGGCTGGAGCGGCTCGGCATCCGCACGGACCGGCCGCCGGATGGGACGTTCTATGTCTGGGGCAACCTGGCCGGGCTGCCGCCGCCGCTCAATGACGGCATGGGCTTCTTCCGGGCCGCGCTGGAGCAGAAGATCATCTGCGTGCCGGGTGAGTTCTTCGACGTGAACCCGGGCAAGCGGCGCGCCCGCTCCTCGCGCTTCCGCACCTACGTGCGCCTGTCCTTCGGACCCTCGATGGAGGTGCTGGACAAGGCCCTCGATCGACTGGAGGCCCTGGTGCTGCACTACAGCCGCCACCCCGAGGCCCCCGCTCCCCGCTAG
- a CDS encoding D-TA family PLP-dependent enzyme, translating to METPAALVDMERVEANLRRVHAYADQYGLKWRPHTKTHKVPELTALQLQAGASGVTVATPHEAEVMASVADDIFLAYPPVGTARLARLMRLPPRVRLSVGLDSREALQGLNAAAREAGRKVGVLVELDLGMRRVGVQTPQEALVLARAIQASEALEYRGITFYPGHVRALLGDQDAALKALSTELGEVVGELTRADLRPEVVSGGSTPTLWRSHEVVGLTEIRPGINIFNDRNTASVGACGWDEWAYSVLATVVSTAVPGQAVIDAGSKALAKEEGFAPGGGYGVLLEWPEVVVRGLSEEHGLLDLTETEWRPRVGDRVRVVPNHVCASVNLHERLWAVRGGEVERAWPVAARGWGTPERQA from the coding sequence TTGGAGACGCCCGCCGCGCTCGTGGACATGGAGCGGGTGGAGGCCAACCTGCGGCGCGTACACGCGTACGCGGACCAATATGGCCTGAAGTGGCGCCCCCATACGAAGACGCACAAGGTGCCGGAGCTCACGGCGCTCCAGCTCCAGGCGGGGGCCTCGGGTGTCACGGTGGCGACACCGCACGAAGCCGAGGTGATGGCCTCGGTCGCCGATGACATCTTCCTGGCATATCCGCCCGTGGGCACCGCCCGGCTCGCCCGGCTGATGAGGCTTCCACCGCGTGTCCGGCTCTCGGTGGGGCTCGACTCGCGCGAGGCGCTCCAGGGGCTGAACGCCGCGGCGCGGGAGGCGGGGCGGAAGGTGGGCGTGCTGGTGGAGCTGGACCTGGGGATGCGCCGGGTCGGCGTGCAGACGCCCCAAGAGGCCCTCGTGCTGGCGCGGGCCATCCAGGCCTCGGAGGCGCTCGAATATCGCGGCATCACCTTCTACCCCGGGCATGTGCGCGCCCTGCTGGGGGACCAGGACGCCGCGTTGAAAGCGCTCTCGACGGAGCTGGGCGAGGTGGTGGGAGAGCTGACGCGCGCCGACCTGCGGCCCGAGGTCGTGAGTGGCGGTTCCACGCCCACGCTCTGGCGCTCGCACGAGGTGGTGGGGCTGACGGAGATCCGCCCGGGCATCAACATCTTCAACGACCGCAACACGGCGAGCGTGGGGGCCTGTGGCTGGGACGAGTGGGCCTACTCGGTGCTGGCCACCGTGGTGAGCACCGCCGTGCCCGGGCAGGCCGTCATCGACGCGGGCTCCAAGGCGCTGGCGAAGGAGGAGGGGTTCGCGCCGGGCGGAGGCTACGGGGTGCTGCTGGAGTGGCCGGAGGTGGTGGTGCGAGGCCTCTCCGAGGAGCATGGCCTGCTGGACCTCACGGAGACCGAGTGGCGGCCCCGCGTGGGGGACCGCGTGCGGGTGGTGCCCAACCACGTCTGCGCCTCGGTGAACCTGCATGAGCGGCTCTGGGCCGTACGCGGGGGCGAGGTGGAGCGCGCGTGGCCCGTCGCGGCCCGGGGGTGGGGCACCCCCGAGCGGCAAGCCTAG
- a CDS encoding MFS transporter: protein MKISPSKLGLLGTLYFVQGMPYGFQAGALAAYARSHGMSLKAIGFLSALYLPWLLKPLWAPLVERYGSERIGARKSWILPMQAGIALACLTASFFPGRENILPLLGLVFLMNLFAATQDIAVDGLAVDLLHGEGLGWGNAVQVVGYKLGSLTGGGLLIWASEYIGWRGIFIAMAVLAAAGMAITLAAHEPPRAASGGAVRMEWREIFGRMKSAMLLPGAGWMLLFIGTYKLGESLSDALYKAFLVDSGFTLVQVGKWSGTWGTVASLSGSILGGLLATRIPLLGAVFVTATLRVFPLLGRWVLALAVPTQEAIIGVTLAEEFFGGALTTAMFAFMMSRVDRRIGAAHYTLLAGIELLGKMPAGPVAGILADDAGWSYAQVFLLGTVLSVAFLLLLIPLRQPRPPASPPATP from the coding sequence GTGAAGATCTCCCCTTCCAAGCTCGGACTGCTCGGCACGCTCTACTTCGTGCAGGGCATGCCCTATGGATTCCAGGCCGGTGCCCTGGCCGCGTACGCGCGCTCCCATGGCATGTCCCTCAAGGCCATCGGCTTCCTGAGCGCGCTCTACCTGCCCTGGCTCCTCAAGCCCCTGTGGGCCCCCCTCGTGGAGCGCTACGGCTCGGAGCGCATCGGCGCGCGCAAGTCGTGGATCCTCCCCATGCAGGCGGGCATCGCCCTGGCCTGTCTCACCGCCTCCTTCTTCCCTGGCCGGGAGAACATCCTGCCCCTGCTGGGGCTCGTCTTCCTGATGAACCTCTTCGCCGCCACGCAGGACATCGCCGTGGATGGGCTCGCGGTGGACCTGCTCCATGGGGAGGGCCTCGGCTGGGGCAACGCGGTGCAGGTGGTGGGCTACAAGCTGGGCAGCCTCACCGGAGGCGGGCTGCTCATCTGGGCCAGCGAGTACATCGGCTGGCGGGGCATCTTCATCGCCATGGCGGTGCTCGCGGCGGCGGGGATGGCCATCACCCTGGCCGCGCATGAGCCTCCCCGCGCGGCTTCAGGGGGAGCCGTGCGGATGGAGTGGCGGGAAATCTTCGGCCGGATGAAGAGCGCCATGCTCCTGCCCGGCGCGGGCTGGATGCTGCTCTTCATCGGCACCTACAAGCTCGGCGAGTCCCTCTCGGATGCGCTCTACAAGGCCTTCCTCGTCGACTCGGGCTTCACCCTCGTCCAGGTCGGCAAGTGGTCGGGCACCTGGGGCACCGTGGCCTCCTTGAGCGGCTCCATCCTGGGAGGGCTGCTGGCCACCCGAATTCCCCTGCTGGGGGCCGTGTTCGTCACCGCCACCCTGCGGGTGTTTCCGCTGCTCGGCCGGTGGGTGCTCGCGCTCGCTGTCCCAACGCAAGAGGCCATCATCGGCGTCACCCTGGCCGAGGAGTTCTTCGGCGGCGCCCTCACCACCGCGATGTTCGCCTTCATGATGTCGCGCGTGGACCGGCGCATTGGCGCCGCCCACTACACGCTGCTCGCGGGCATCGAGCTGCTCGGAAAAATGCCCGCCGGCCCCGTCGCCGGAATCCTCGCCGACGACGCGGGCTGGAGCTACGCCCAGGTGTTCCTCCTGGGCACGGTGCTGTCGGTCGCCTTCCTCCTCCTGCTCATCCCGCTGCGGCAGCCCCGCCCGCCCGCCAGCCCGCCAGCCACGCCCTGA
- a CDS encoding zinc-dependent alcohol dehydrogenase, with protein MRALTYQGPYRVKVENKPDPHIEHGQDVVLKVTRSAICGSDLHLLHGLIADTRIGCTFGHEFTGVVEEVGHEVKQLRKGDRVVVPFNISCGACFYCQRGLTALCESSNPASDVASGVYGYSHTTGGFEGGQAQYVRVPFADVGPMKIPDDMDDESVLFLSDILPTGYQGAEMAQIRPGDTVVVFGCGPVGLFAMQSAWLMGAKRVIGVDHVPYRLAFAEQYAKVETVNFKEVDDVVMHLRELCGGRGPDSCVDAVGMEADGSKMHNLLGLGLKMEAGSPTALNWCISTVRKGGTVSIIGVYGPPWNLVPIGTAMNKGLTLRMNQCNVRRYMPHLLEHIRAGRIDTKGIITHRFPLEDAPHAYHLFAQKRDGCVKCVLTPNGASA; from the coding sequence ATGCGCGCATTGACGTACCAGGGCCCCTACCGGGTCAAAGTGGAGAACAAGCCGGATCCTCACATCGAGCATGGGCAGGACGTCGTGCTGAAGGTGACTCGCTCGGCGATCTGTGGCTCGGACCTCCACCTGCTGCACGGCCTCATCGCGGACACCCGGATTGGCTGCACCTTCGGACACGAGTTCACTGGCGTGGTGGAGGAGGTGGGCCACGAGGTGAAGCAGCTGCGCAAGGGTGACCGCGTGGTGGTGCCCTTCAACATCTCCTGCGGGGCGTGCTTCTACTGCCAGCGAGGGCTGACGGCGCTGTGCGAGAGCTCCAACCCCGCCAGCGACGTGGCCAGCGGCGTGTACGGCTATTCGCACACCACGGGCGGCTTCGAGGGGGGCCAGGCCCAGTACGTGCGCGTGCCGTTCGCGGACGTGGGGCCGATGAAGATTCCGGACGACATGGATGACGAGTCGGTGCTCTTCCTCAGCGACATCCTGCCCACCGGCTACCAGGGCGCGGAGATGGCGCAGATCCGGCCGGGGGACACGGTGGTGGTGTTCGGCTGTGGCCCGGTGGGGCTGTTCGCCATGCAGTCGGCGTGGCTGATGGGCGCCAAGCGCGTCATCGGCGTGGACCACGTGCCCTACCGGCTGGCCTTCGCCGAGCAGTACGCGAAGGTGGAGACGGTGAACTTCAAGGAGGTGGATGACGTGGTGATGCACCTCCGGGAGCTGTGCGGCGGGCGCGGCCCCGACTCGTGCGTCGACGCGGTGGGCATGGAGGCCGACGGCTCGAAGATGCACAACCTGCTGGGCCTGGGCCTGAAGATGGAGGCGGGCTCACCCACGGCGCTCAACTGGTGCATCTCCACCGTGCGCAAGGGGGGCACCGTGTCGATCATCGGCGTGTACGGCCCGCCGTGGAACCTGGTGCCGATCGGCACGGCGATGAACAAGGGGCTCACGCTGCGGATGAACCAGTGCAACGTGCGCCGGTACATGCCGCACCTGCTCGAGCACATCCGGGCCGGGCGCATCGACACCAAGGGCATCATCACCCACCGCTTCCCGCTGGAGGATGCGCCCCACGCCTACCACCTGTTCGCCCAGAAGCGGGACGGCTGCGTGAAGTGCGTGCTCACCCCCAACGGCGCGAGCGCCTGA
- a CDS encoding DNA-3-methyladenine glycosylase family protein — translation MPAAPRVVNPVPLLPEAFTPSARRALARADPALAALMRRVGPLKLQLKPLHSPFAALAESIVYQQLHGRAAASIFARLSERVGEGKRFKPEALLALPDTSLREVGLSGAKAAALKDLAQKTREGAVPSLAEVHRLGDEELIERFTLVRGIGQWTVEMLLIFRLGRPDVLPVDDYAIRKGFMRLMGLPESPRPREVLAYGERWRPWRTVASWYLWRSLDLPES, via the coding sequence ATGCCTGCCGCCCCTCGCGTCGTGAATCCCGTCCCGCTGCTCCCCGAGGCCTTCACTCCCTCGGCCCGCAGAGCCCTGGCGCGAGCTGATCCGGCCCTGGCGGCGCTGATGCGGCGGGTGGGGCCTCTGAAGCTTCAGCTCAAGCCCCTGCACAGCCCCTTCGCGGCGCTGGCCGAGTCCATCGTCTACCAACAGCTCCACGGTCGCGCGGCGGCCTCCATCTTCGCCCGGCTGAGCGAGCGGGTGGGGGAGGGGAAGCGGTTCAAGCCCGAGGCGCTGCTGGCCCTGCCGGACACCTCCCTGCGCGAGGTGGGCCTGTCGGGCGCCAAGGCCGCGGCGCTGAAGGACCTGGCGCAGAAGACGCGGGAGGGCGCGGTGCCTTCGCTGGCCGAGGTACACCGCCTCGGTGACGAGGAGCTCATCGAGCGCTTCACCCTCGTGCGCGGCATCGGCCAGTGGACGGTGGAGATGCTCCTCATCTTCCGGCTGGGCCGCCCGGATGTGCTGCCGGTGGACGACTACGCCATTCGCAAGGGCTTCATGCGGCTGATGGGCCTGCCGGAGTCACCACGCCCCCGCGAAGTGCTGGCATACGGCGAGCGCTGGCGTCCCTGGCGCACGGTGGCGAGCTGGTACCTCTGGCGCTCGTTGGATCTCCCCGAGTCCTGA